Proteins from one Limanda limanda chromosome 9, fLimLim1.1, whole genome shotgun sequence genomic window:
- the LOC133010956 gene encoding deoxyribonuclease-2-alpha-like: MEMMRYKTVIRFLFSAGIFFQACESDVSCRNDDGNEVDWYILYKLPNKKDGGLSYLYMDESTNGWIRSRKTIDSNSGTLAHTLKPLLDFYDRKTEGFGYLLHNDQPPRQVRAGPSYGHSKGVVMLDRRTGVWLSHSTPKFPTYRSKDFWPKSGNANAQTFICVTYPYATFKQIGLQLKYIHPYSFDSDIPTTFPPDLRFVAQRTRYQNNWPLDNVMFKVVNLTSVKGQNFTSFAKYRTFGDDINSGLIVNHLKQDLYVKSWGTLSRPLPSNCTIPHHVYNVKKVKLPGTQTFTDTVDHSKWIVTADRVWTCIADMNREESQKGRGGGAICINDALIGDAFFSLIREREPCDGEHAGDPQRALTAQPSEFIFLKIQENEVTYTEICFVVLYEFVEIISEFVLQGSCRFLKSIISRYTFREKQDP, from the exons ATGGAGATGATGAGATAT aAAACAGTGATAAGATTCCTCTTTAGCGCTGGGATCTTCTTTCAAGCCTGCGAATCAGATGTGAGTTGCAGGAATGACGATGGAAACGAGGTCGACTG GTACATCTTATACAAGTTGCCCAACAAGAAAGACGGTGGTCTGTCATATCTGTACATGGATGAGAGCACCAATGGTTGGATACGCAGCAGAAAGACTATCGACAGCAACTCTGGCACCCTGGCCCACACCCTGAAACCTCTTCTCGACTTCTACGACAGAAAG ACGGAAGGATTTGGATATCTGCTCCATAACGATCAGCCTCCACGACAAGTGAGAGCTGGTCCATCATATGGACACAGTAAAG GAGTCGTAATGTTGGACAGACGAACTGGAGTCTGGCTCTCACACAGCACACCAAAATTTCCAACATATCGCAGTAAAGACTTCTGGCCTAAAAGTGGAAATGCTAATGCTCAAACATTTATATGTGTCACTTACCCCTATGCTACATTCAAACAAATAG GACTGCAGCTCAAATACATCCACCCTTATTCATTCGACTCTGACATACCAACAACCTTTCCACCTGACCTGCGCTTTGTGGCACAGAGAACCCGCTACCAGAACAATTGGCCCTTGGACAATGTCATGTTCAAGGTAGTGAACCTGACATCGGTGAAAGGACAGAACTTCACCAGCTTTGcaaaatacagaacatttggggatg ATATTAACTCTGGCCTCATTGTAAATCACTTGAAGCAGGATCTGTACGTCAAGAGCTGGGGAACTTTGAGTCGCCCTCTGCCTTCTAACTGCACCATCCCTCACCATGTGTACAATGTGAAGAAGGTAAAACTTCCCGGCACGCAAACCTTCACCGACACTGTCGATCACTCCAAGTGGATTGTGACTGCTGACCGTGTCTGGACCTGCATCGCCGACATGAACAGGGAGGAGAGTCAGAagggcagaggtggaggagccaTATGCATCAATGATGCTTTGATCGGTGATGCTTTCTTCTCACTGATCAGGGAGAGAGAGCCATGTGACGGTGAACATGCTGGTGATCCACAAAGAGCTTTAACGGCACAACCCtctgaattcatttttttaaaaattcagGAAAATGAAGTAACTTATACAgaaatttgttttgttgtactGTATGAATTTGTAGAAATTATATCCGAGTTTGTTTTACAGGGTTCCTGCCGGTTCttaaaaagtattataagtagaTATACATTTAGGGAAAAGCAAGacccttaa